In a single window of the Zea mays cultivar B73 chromosome 5, Zm-B73-REFERENCE-NAM-5.0, whole genome shotgun sequence genome:
- the LOC103626680 gene encoding FCS-Like Zinc finger 12, protein MMWSHEPAAEQKAAASAPPTRQRSSVAKLTTASSSLANLLSAFVNTNNSPDPRPPPPRRSFDERGAVGLGIVAAMGHGAEPIAIGAAARRRAREDDESYTCVIKHVAGAGGASVRKRVYFGFGDGGGGWLVEADDAAPAPAPDFLSRCCLCDKRLDGLDIYMYRGEKAFCSSECRCQQMLLDDRAAKCGSSEALIRSGDYSVSPHSAPMAFSPSVAAA, encoded by the exons ATGATGTGGTCGCACGAGCCGGCAGCGGAGCAGAAGGCGGCGGCCTCGGCGCCGCCTACCCGGCAGCGGAGCTCCGTGGCCAAGCTGACGACGGCCTCCTCGTCCTTGGCCAACCTCCTCTCCGCCTTCGTCAACACGAACAACTCCCCAGACCCGAGGCCACCGCCGCCGAGGCGGAGCTTCGACGAGCGCGGCGCCGTCGGGCTCGGCATCGTCGCGGCCATGGGCCACGGGGCCGAGCCGATCGCCATCGGCGCCGCGGCCAGGCGGCGCGCGCGCGAGGACGACGAGAGCTACACGTGCGTCATCAAGCACGTGGCCGGCGCCGGCGGCGCCAGCGTCCGCAAGCGGGTGTACTTTGGGTTCGGCGACGGCGGCGGTGGATGGCTCGTGGAGGCCGACGacgcggcgccggcgccggcgcccgaCTTCCTCAGCCGGTGCTGCCTCTGCGACAAGAGGCTTGATGGGCTCGATATCTACATGTACAG AGGGGAGAAAGCCTTCTGCAGCTCAGAGTGCCGATGCCAGCAGATGCTACTGGACGACCGTGCTGCCAAATGTGGATCATCCGAAGCCCTCATCAGGTCCGGCGACTACTCCGTGTCGCCGCACTCCGCCCCGATGGCCTTCTCCCCGAGCGTCGCAGCAGCCTAG